A single region of the Candidatus Zixiibacteriota bacterium genome encodes:
- the gcvPB gene encoding aminomethyl-transferring glycine dehydrogenase subunit GcvPB translates to MPPSPPPEAPGRDRQPLIFETGSPGRSAFSWPEEPSLAAEVLPAGLVRADIPGFPEMGELEVLRHFTRLSQRNFGIETNFYPLGSCTMKYNPKVNEAAARLPGFALAHPLAPAALVQGAMELLYELERALAEIGGMDAVSLQPSAGAQGELTGLMVIRAYLKERGDPRRKVIVPDTAHGTNPASSTLCGYEVVQIPSNEEGVIDAPAVEKAMSEDVAALMVTNPNTLGLFEKHIEAAAAAVHARGGLVYLDGANLNALMGIAKPGDMGVDVLHMNLHKTFATPHGGGGPGAGPVAVKRFLADYLPVPRVEKQDGMFRWVEDCPKSIGRVRSFFGNFGVLVRAYAYILALGADGLEEASRMALLNANYVRKKLEGHYSLAYEQPCMHECVFTDRLQHRHGVTTLDIAKRLLDYGFHPPTIYFPLVVSGALMIEPTETETPETLDAFVAAMIAIAEEAKNTPEVVKNAPHTTPVRRLDEARAARRPILRWEPPRQGGGENAG, encoded by the coding sequence TTGCCACCATCGCCGCCGCCTGAAGCGCCGGGACGCGACCGCCAGCCGCTCATCTTCGAAACCGGGTCTCCGGGCCGCAGCGCTTTTTCGTGGCCCGAGGAGCCTTCGCTTGCAGCCGAAGTGCTGCCCGCCGGCCTGGTGCGTGCGGACATCCCGGGTTTCCCGGAAATGGGAGAGCTCGAGGTGCTGCGCCACTTCACGCGGCTGTCGCAGCGCAACTTCGGCATCGAGACGAACTTCTATCCGCTCGGCTCGTGCACCATGAAATACAATCCCAAGGTGAACGAGGCGGCGGCGCGGCTGCCGGGCTTCGCGCTGGCGCACCCGCTCGCGCCCGCGGCGCTGGTCCAGGGGGCGATGGAGCTGCTCTACGAGCTGGAGCGCGCGCTTGCGGAAATCGGCGGCATGGACGCGGTGAGCCTGCAGCCCTCCGCCGGAGCGCAGGGGGAGCTCACGGGCCTGATGGTGATCCGGGCGTATCTCAAGGAAAGGGGCGATCCCCGGCGCAAGGTGATCGTGCCGGATACCGCGCACGGCACCAATCCCGCCAGCTCGACGCTCTGCGGCTACGAGGTCGTCCAGATTCCGTCGAACGAGGAGGGCGTGATCGACGCGCCGGCGGTCGAGAAGGCGATGAGCGAGGATGTCGCGGCGCTGATGGTCACCAACCCCAATACGCTCGGGCTCTTCGAGAAGCACATCGAAGCGGCCGCGGCGGCGGTGCATGCGCGCGGCGGCCTCGTCTATCTCGACGGCGCCAACCTGAACGCGCTCATGGGCATCGCGAAACCGGGGGACATGGGCGTCGACGTTCTGCACATGAACCTGCACAAGACCTTCGCCACGCCCCACGGCGGCGGCGGCCCGGGAGCCGGCCCGGTCGCGGTGAAGCGTTTTCTCGCCGACTACCTGCCGGTGCCGCGGGTCGAAAAGCAGGACGGCATGTTCCGCTGGGTCGAGGACTGTCCGAAGTCGATCGGGAGGGTGCGCTCGTTCTTCGGCAACTTCGGCGTGCTTGTGCGCGCCTACGCGTACATTCTCGCGCTGGGAGCCGACGGGCTCGAAGAGGCGAGCCGCATGGCGCTGCTCAACGCCAACTACGTCCGCAAGAAGCTGGAAGGCCATTACAGCCTGGCCTACGAGCAGCCCTGCATGCACGAATGCGTCTTCACCGACCGCCTCCAGCATCGCCACGGCGTGACCACGCTCGATATCGCCAAGCGGCTGCTCGACTACGGGTTTCACCCGCCCACGATCTACTTTCCGCTGGTCGTTTCCGGGGCGCTGATGATCGAGCCCACGGAAACCGAAACGCCGGAGACGCTGGACGCCTTCGTCGCCGCCATGATCGCGATCGCGGAGGAGGCGAAGAACACCCCGGAGGTGGTGAAGAACGCGCCGCACACGACGCCCGTGCGCAGGCTCGACGAGGCGCGGGCCGCGAGAAGGCCGATCCTGCGGTGGGAGCCGCCCCGGCAAGGGGGCGGCGAGAACGCCGGTTGA
- a CDS encoding sigma-70 family RNA polymerase sigma factor: MSKAIVQSSDPELVRRCQDGDVDAFQELVSRYHQKVYMVIFGLLRNRDDALEVAQETFFRAYRKIGDFHGGSTFYTWLYRIAVNLAIDSQRRQKRNPVDFRESMDGVFEEQRDFARDPFADVHDRELREGLIAAINDLTPEHKAVIVLRTIEGMSYKDIGEVLGCSEGTVMSRLHYARKKLQEKLGGFL; the protein is encoded by the coding sequence ATGAGCAAGGCGATCGTGCAGTCGAGCGACCCGGAGCTGGTCCGAAGGTGTCAGGACGGTGATGTCGACGCCTTCCAGGAGCTTGTGTCCCGGTACCACCAGAAGGTCTATATGGTGATTTTCGGCCTCTTGAGAAACCGCGACGACGCGCTCGAGGTGGCGCAGGAGACCTTCTTCCGCGCGTACCGCAAGATCGGGGATTTTCACGGCGGCTCGACCTTCTACACGTGGCTTTATCGTATCGCGGTCAACCTGGCGATCGACTCGCAACGACGGCAGAAGCGCAATCCGGTCGACTTCCGCGAGTCGATGGACGGGGTTTTCGAGGAGCAGAGGGATTTCGCCCGGGACCCGTTTGCCGACGTCCACGACCGGGAGCTGCGGGAGGGGCTGATCGCCGCGATCAATGATTTGACTCCAGAGCACAAAGCCGTCATTGTGCTGAGAACCATCGAAGGGATGTCCTACAAGGACATCGGGGAAGTTCTGGGCTGCTCCGAGGGCACCGTGATGAGCCGCCTGCACTACGCCCGCAAGAAGCTGCAGGAGAAGCTGGGCGGGTTCCTATGA
- the gcvH gene encoding glycine cleavage system protein GcvH, whose protein sequence is MDFPEGLKYSKEHEWVLVEGKTATIGITEYAQEELGDIVYVELPEVGEKIVKDDPFGAVESVKAVSDVYAPVSGTVIEVNDALPDNPETINEDAYGDGWMIRVEMSDMDDLKDLMTADEYAEYVAQQRDEEEEDDETDEEEE, encoded by the coding sequence ATGGATTTTCCTGAGGGCTTGAAATATTCGAAGGAGCACGAGTGGGTGCTCGTCGAGGGAAAAACCGCGACCATAGGGATTACCGAGTACGCTCAGGAAGAACTCGGGGACATCGTCTACGTCGAGCTTCCCGAGGTCGGCGAGAAAATCGTCAAGGACGACCCCTTCGGCGCGGTCGAATCGGTCAAGGCGGTCTCGGACGTTTACGCTCCGGTCAGCGGCACGGTCATCGAGGTCAACGACGCCTTGCCCGACAATCCGGAAACGATCAACGAGGACGCCTACGGCGACGGCTGGATGATCCGCGTCGAGATGAGCGACATGGACGACCTGAAGGATCTCATGACCGCGGACGAGTACGCCGAGTACGTGGCGCAACAGAGGGACGAGGAAGAAGAAGACGACGAAACCGACGAAGAAGAGGAATAA
- a CDS encoding TonB family protein: MDRSSALSFTRFLAASLLLHALALLLFPAPRPLPAPAAPITVSLLSPASAPPPAARAPKSSGAPAARAAPAPTRPSKAPAIIARRSSPMLEERPPAAESSGAHDRRPEEPPPARRLQPDEKIEITERPLPALKELLPPLSWSARRGTGRGEGPVQLDTKDPQYITYFGSIKRAIELVWQYPEPALRYGLQGKLLLEFSVLGNGELESARIIRSSGSHLLDEEALRAVKAAAPFKPIPPWIDKPRLDIVASFEYLDNRRLNYRFAPQGR, from the coding sequence GTGGACCGGTCGAGCGCCCTCTCCTTCACGCGCTTTCTAGCGGCATCGCTCCTGCTGCACGCTCTGGCTCTGCTCCTCTTCCCCGCGCCGCGGCCGCTTCCCGCTCCCGCGGCACCGATCACGGTTTCGCTGCTCTCTCCGGCATCCGCGCCACCGCCGGCGGCCAGGGCCCCGAAGTCCTCGGGGGCTCCCGCTGCTCGCGCGGCTCCGGCCCCGACCCGTCCCTCGAAAGCCCCGGCGATCATCGCCCGGCGCAGCTCGCCCATGCTCGAGGAGAGGCCCCCCGCGGCGGAATCTTCCGGTGCGCACGATCGCCGGCCCGAAGAGCCGCCCCCTGCACGCAGGCTGCAGCCGGATGAGAAAATCGAGATCACCGAGCGACCGCTTCCGGCGCTGAAGGAGCTTCTGCCGCCGCTTTCGTGGTCTGCCAGGCGGGGAACGGGACGAGGCGAAGGTCCCGTCCAGCTGGACACGAAGGACCCGCAATACATCACCTATTTCGGAAGCATCAAGCGGGCGATCGAGCTTGTCTGGCAATATCCCGAGCCGGCGCTGCGCTACGGGCTTCAGGGAAAGCTCCTGCTGGAATTTTCGGTGCTCGGGAACGGCGAGCTGGAGAGCGCCCGGATCATCCGCTCCTCGGGGTCGCACCTGCTCGACGAGGAAGCGTTGCGCGCCGTGAAGGCCGCGGCCCCGTTCAAGCCGATTCCGCCGTGGATCGACAAGCCCCGGCTCGACATCGTGGCGAGCTTCGAATACCTCGACAATCGGCGCCTGAACTACCGCTTCGCGCCCCAGGGGCGCTGA
- a CDS encoding DUF3426 domain-containing protein gives MIVRCPSCRTTYKVSDDVVKGTKPAFRCSRCKHTFELEAAELEKGEPQQPSLPEIPQPPAEPEDHELSFAFPPKESKSEAPPPGPVARERARPEQPPRASSPAGPAGDEQWSLPDVDTRPETPFTIAGEREGGVRKPEPAPAAPAEDVRYAPIPPLHERPDEQQASTGPYWTLFALLVILFAFLAAYHRSYPAAAESALKKIPLLGPALVRNHHLKNGVEIRSIRADYQTIQGNRDVFVISGMAVNYNPVVIRAMRVGGRVYDREGKEIEQQSMWVGNAISRKIIRGMTAQDIQDLQRLKPLKTFEIPPGDSVPFAIVFLKPSKEIASFSFEVIGAEGES, from the coding sequence ATGATCGTGCGCTGCCCCAGCTGCAGGACCACCTACAAGGTATCCGACGACGTCGTGAAGGGGACGAAGCCGGCTTTCCGCTGCTCGCGCTGCAAGCATACCTTTGAGCTGGAGGCGGCCGAGCTGGAAAAGGGAGAGCCGCAACAGCCGTCGCTGCCCGAAATCCCGCAGCCACCGGCCGAGCCCGAGGATCACGAGCTGAGCTTCGCCTTTCCGCCGAAGGAGAGCAAGAGCGAGGCGCCTCCACCCGGCCCGGTCGCGCGCGAGCGGGCTCGCCCCGAGCAGCCGCCCCGAGCCTCTTCGCCCGCCGGCCCCGCTGGGGACGAACAGTGGTCGCTTCCCGACGTCGACACCCGTCCGGAAACTCCGTTCACCATCGCCGGCGAACGCGAAGGCGGCGTCAGAAAACCCGAGCCCGCCCCCGCTGCGCCGGCCGAAGACGTGAGGTACGCTCCGATCCCTCCTCTGCACGAGCGACCGGACGAGCAGCAGGCGTCCACGGGTCCTTATTGGACGCTCTTCGCGCTTCTCGTCATCCTGTTCGCCTTTCTCGCGGCCTACCACCGGAGCTACCCCGCCGCCGCCGAATCGGCGCTCAAGAAGATTCCTTTGCTCGGGCCGGCGCTGGTTCGCAACCATCATCTGAAAAACGGCGTGGAGATCCGCTCGATCCGGGCCGACTATCAGACCATCCAGGGCAACCGGGACGTTTTCGTGATCAGCGGCATGGCCGTGAATTACAATCCGGTGGTGATTCGTGCCATGCGCGTCGGCGGCCGCGTCTACGATCGGGAAGGCAAGGAGATCGAGCAGCAGTCGATGTGGGTCGGAAACGCGATCTCGCGCAAGATCATCCGCGGCATGACTGCACAGGACATCCAGGACCTGCAGCGGCTGAAGCCTTTGAAGACGTTCGAGATCCCGCCCGGGGACTCGGTCCCCTTCGCGATCGTTTTTCTCAAGCCCTCGAAGGAGATCGCCAGCTTCAGCTTCGAGGTCATCGGCGCCGAGGGCGAGTCCTAG
- a CDS encoding twin-arginine translocase TatA/TatE family subunit, giving the protein MFGLGFGELLVILLIVLVLFSRRLPDLGESLGKGIRKFRKSIREPDEIDVTPKEKADGDDSGGKTPPG; this is encoded by the coding sequence ATGTTCGGATTGGGATTCGGCGAGCTTCTGGTTATCCTTCTGATCGTGCTGGTGCTGTTCAGCCGGCGCCTTCCCGATCTCGGCGAAAGCCTCGGAAAGGGAATCCGCAAGTTCCGCAAGTCGATCCGCGAGCCGGACGAGATCGACGTCACGCCCAAGGAAAAGGCGGACGGGGACGACAGCGGCGGCAAGACGCCGCCGGGCTAG
- the gcvPA gene encoding aminomethyl-transferring glycine dehydrogenase subunit GcvPA, whose translation MRYTPHTADDKRRMLREIGLDSVEELFEQVPRSLRERARIRLPDGLSEPAVLRRLASLAARNGAASGWSFFLGGGSYHHAIPGAVDAIVSRSEFATSYTPYQPEVSQGTLQALFEFQTLVCQLTGMEAANAGVYDGASAAAEAVLMSRRVQPAGRRRVLVSRALHPQYRQVIATYLANLEGLRLEEVGYDASGVTDVAQLADRLGDDALCAVVGYPNFFGAVENLEPLRAACERAGAQLISVTTEPLALGLLKPPGEFGVPIAVGEGQSLGVPMAFGGPGFGFFATQKKFIRSLPGRLVGETVDVEGRRGFVLTLATREQHIRREKATSNICTSQTLCALAATVYLSLLGRSGLRRLAEINLSRAHRAEALLAARAGLRRRFSAPFFNEFVVQSRDPEALMRRCAEHKIVPGIPLGRWYPELADAVLVCVTEMNEGEEIEKLATIAAA comes from the coding sequence ATGCGGTATACCCCTCACACGGCCGATGACAAGCGGCGCATGCTCCGCGAGATCGGCCTCGACAGCGTCGAAGAGCTTTTCGAGCAGGTGCCGCGGAGCCTGCGCGAGCGCGCCCGGATCCGCCTGCCGGACGGCCTTTCCGAGCCGGCGGTGCTCCGGCGCCTCGCCTCCCTCGCAGCGCGCAACGGCGCCGCGTCGGGATGGAGTTTTTTTCTCGGTGGGGGAAGCTACCACCACGCGATCCCGGGAGCGGTGGACGCGATCGTTTCACGCTCGGAGTTCGCGACCTCCTACACCCCGTACCAGCCGGAGGTCAGCCAGGGAACCCTCCAGGCGCTCTTCGAGTTCCAGACGCTTGTCTGCCAGCTGACCGGCATGGAGGCGGCCAACGCCGGCGTTTACGACGGCGCGTCGGCTGCGGCCGAAGCAGTGCTGATGTCGCGGCGCGTGCAGCCGGCCGGGCGCCGGCGCGTGCTCGTCTCGCGGGCGCTGCACCCGCAGTACCGGCAGGTGATCGCGACGTATCTCGCCAATCTCGAGGGTCTGCGCCTGGAGGAGGTCGGTTACGATGCCTCCGGCGTGACCGACGTCGCCCAGCTCGCCGACCGTCTCGGCGACGACGCGTTGTGCGCGGTGGTCGGCTACCCTAACTTCTTCGGCGCGGTGGAAAATCTGGAGCCGCTGCGGGCCGCGTGCGAGCGCGCGGGAGCGCAGCTGATCTCGGTGACCACGGAGCCGCTCGCCCTGGGCCTCCTCAAGCCGCCCGGGGAGTTCGGCGTCCCCATCGCGGTGGGCGAGGGGCAGAGCCTGGGCGTTCCGATGGCGTTCGGCGGCCCGGGCTTCGGCTTCTTCGCGACACAAAAAAAATTTATCCGCAGTCTGCCGGGACGGCTCGTCGGCGAGACCGTCGACGTCGAGGGACGGCGGGGCTTTGTGCTGACTCTCGCCACCCGCGAGCAGCACATCCGCCGGGAAAAGGCCACCTCCAACATCTGCACGAGCCAGACGCTGTGCGCGCTCGCCGCCACGGTCTACCTGTCGTTGCTCGGCCGGAGCGGCCTACGCCGGCTCGCCGAGATCAATCTCAGCCGGGCGCACCGGGCGGAAGCCCTGCTCGCGGCGAGGGCCGGCCTGCGGCGGCGATTCAGCGCGCCTTTTTTCAACGAGTTCGTCGTCCAGTCGAGGGACCCGGAGGCGCTGATGCGCCGCTGCGCCGAGCACAAGATCGTGCCCGGCATCCCGCTCGGTCGATGGTATCCCGAGCTGGCCGACGCGGTGCTCGTCTGCGTGACGGAAATGAACGAGGGAGAGGAGATCGAGAAGCTTGCCACCATCGCCGCCGCCTGA